One stretch of Caldilineales bacterium DNA includes these proteins:
- a CDS encoding peptidylprolyl isomerase, with translation MEIDKNKDYKAVIRTEVGDITIDLFEKDAPNTVNNFVLLAQNGFFDDTTFHRVIEGFMAQTGDPTGTGAGGPGYTFADEFVPTLRHDRPGLVSMANRGPNTNGSQFFITYDATPWLDDKHTIFGEVSEGMDVLQEIKLRDPDADTDPGTKVLKVDIEAK, from the coding sequence ACAAGGACTACAAGGCCGTCATCCGCACCGAGGTGGGGGATATTACCATCGATCTGTTCGAAAAAGACGCGCCCAACACCGTCAACAACTTCGTTCTCCTGGCTCAGAATGGCTTTTTCGACGACACCACCTTCCACCGGGTGATAGAAGGCTTTATGGCGCAAACTGGCGACCCCACCGGCACCGGCGCTGGCGGCCCCGGCTACACCTTCGCCGATGAATTCGTCCCCACCCTGCGCCACGACCGCCCCGGCCTGGTCAGCATGGCCAATCGGGGCCCCAATACCAACGGCAGCCAATTCTTCATCACCTATGACGCCACCCCCTGGCTGGATGATAAGCACACCATCTTCGGTGAAGTGAGCGAAGGCATGGATGTATTGCAAGAGATCAAGCTGCGCGACCCCGACGCCGACACCGACCCCGGCACGAAAGTGCTGAAGGTGGATATTGAGGCGAAGTAG